A single window of Fretibacterium sp. OH1220_COT-178 DNA harbors:
- a CDS encoding PfkB family carbohydrate kinase translates to MPDRLSSLRPLIDFLRSGRMADVAVAVLGDVVLDRYLSGATSRVSREAPIPVVVCGSESDNLGGAGNVAANLRGLGCRVLLAGAVGSDPPAERVRSHLEALGIQAELLPRRSPTLTKSRLICGGQQVARFDQETIEPVEEQQAEAALRFLERALAGGAGAVVLSDYGLGFCTPELCAAVVTLARSLDVPVFVDPRGSDWSKYRGASVATPNLGELAAVCGVPVDNRDVGVESAGEAARVRSGIDRLLVTRSSQGMSLIGEGAVHIPARPVEVFDVSGAGDTVIAVLAAFSAAGFGLEPAARMANEAAQLVVTRSGTCPVSDRELLAECSREAAHLFSPVADAPTAARLVRGWRDEGLRVVFTNGCFDVLHAGHLDSLRRARSLGDRLVVGLNSDRSVRALKGPTRPVNAEEDRARLLAALRPVDLVVVFDEDTPAALLERLRPHVLAKGGDYRAEDLPGREYADEVVILPLVEGLSTTRILERGRSARD, encoded by the coding sequence GTGCCGGACCGCTTGTCGTCCCTCCGACCCCTGATCGACTTTCTCCGCTCGGGACGCATGGCCGACGTCGCCGTGGCGGTTCTGGGCGACGTGGTTCTGGACCGCTACCTCTCCGGCGCCACCTCCCGCGTGTCGCGCGAGGCCCCCATCCCCGTGGTCGTCTGCGGCTCGGAGAGCGACAACCTGGGCGGTGCGGGCAACGTCGCCGCGAACCTCCGAGGACTGGGCTGCCGCGTCCTGCTGGCGGGCGCCGTCGGGTCCGATCCTCCGGCGGAGCGCGTCCGCTCGCACCTCGAGGCGCTCGGCATCCAGGCGGAACTCCTGCCCCGCCGCTCCCCGACCCTGACCAAGAGCCGCCTGATCTGCGGGGGCCAGCAGGTGGCTCGGTTCGACCAGGAGACGATCGAGCCCGTGGAGGAGCAGCAGGCAGAGGCGGCGCTCCGCTTCCTGGAGCGAGCCCTCGCCGGGGGGGCGGGGGCCGTGGTGCTCTCCGACTACGGGCTGGGGTTCTGCACCCCCGAGCTCTGTGCGGCGGTCGTGACGCTGGCCCGTTCCCTTGACGTGCCGGTGTTCGTCGACCCGCGGGGCTCGGATTGGTCGAAGTACCGCGGCGCGTCCGTCGCCACGCCCAATCTGGGCGAGCTGGCGGCGGTCTGCGGCGTCCCCGTCGACAACCGGGACGTCGGCGTGGAGTCGGCCGGGGAGGCTGCTCGTGTCCGTTCGGGGATCGACCGCCTGCTGGTGACCCGCTCCTCGCAGGGAATGAGCCTGATCGGGGAGGGGGCGGTCCACATTCCGGCGCGGCCCGTCGAGGTCTTCGACGTCAGCGGCGCCGGGGACACCGTCATCGCGGTCCTGGCGGCCTTTTCCGCGGCGGGGTTCGGCCTGGAGCCCGCCGCCCGCATGGCCAACGAGGCGGCGCAGCTCGTGGTCACCCGCTCGGGGACCTGTCCGGTCTCGGACCGGGAGCTGCTGGCCGAGTGCTCGCGCGAGGCGGCGCACCTCTTCAGCCCCGTCGCGGACGCGCCGACGGCGGCCCGGCTGGTGCGCGGCTGGCGGGACGAGGGGCTGCGGGTGGTCTTCACCAACGGCTGCTTCGACGTGCTGCACGCCGGGCATTTGGACAGCCTCCGGCGGGCCCGCTCACTGGGGGACCGCCTGGTGGTGGGGCTGAACAGCGACCGGTCCGTGCGGGCGCTCAAGGGGCCGACGAGGCCCGTCAATGCGGAGGAGGACCGGGCGCGGCTGCTGGCGGCGCTCCGGCCGGTGGACCTGGTGGTGGTGTTCGACGAGGACACGCCCGCCGCGCTGCTCGAACGGCTGCGCCCTCACGTGCTGGCCAAGGGCGGCGACTACAGGGCCGAGGACCTGCCGGGCCGGGAGTACGCGGATGAGGTGGTCATCCTGCCGCTGGTGGAGGGGCTCTCCACGACGCGCATCCTGGAGCGCGGGCGCTCGGCCCGGGACTAG
- the fabG gene encoding 3-oxoacyl-ACP reductase FabG yields the protein MGLLEGKTALVTGASKGIGKGIAKTFLTEGARVMIAGRGEEQLRDAVRDLSAYGEVFSCPADVSRADDAERLVKDAASRMGSLDVLCSNAGIFPMSTIAKMSEEEWDQINAVNVKGLFLCVRAAVPIMKAQGGGAVLITSSITGPITGFTGWSHYGATKAAQLGFMRSAAIELAPYGIRVNAVQPGNVLTEGLQGLGEEYLETMTKSIPLGCLGTPEDIGYAMAFLGSDKARFITGQALVVDGGQILPESSDAMGVIED from the coding sequence GTGGGACTGCTCGAGGGAAAGACGGCGCTGGTGACGGGCGCCAGCAAGGGGATCGGCAAGGGAATCGCCAAGACCTTCCTGACGGAGGGGGCCAGGGTGATGATTGCGGGCCGCGGGGAGGAGCAGCTGCGCGATGCGGTTCGGGACCTCTCCGCCTATGGCGAGGTGTTCTCCTGCCCTGCGGACGTGAGCCGGGCGGACGACGCCGAGCGCCTCGTCAAGGACGCGGCCTCGCGCATGGGGAGCCTGGACGTCCTGTGCAGCAACGCCGGGATCTTCCCCATGTCCACCATCGCCAAGATGAGCGAGGAGGAGTGGGACCAGATCAACGCCGTCAACGTCAAGGGGCTCTTCCTCTGCGTGCGTGCCGCCGTCCCGATCATGAAGGCGCAGGGCGGCGGGGCCGTCCTCATCACCTCCTCCATCACGGGGCCCATCACGGGCTTCACCGGCTGGAGCCATTATGGGGCCACCAAGGCCGCCCAGCTGGGGTTCATGCGCTCGGCCGCCATCGAGCTGGCGCCCTACGGCATCCGGGTCAATGCGGTGCAGCCCGGAAACGTCCTTACCGAGGGGCTTCAGGGGCTCGGCGAGGAATACCTCGAGACCATGACGAAGTCGATCCCCCTGGGATGCCTGGGGACTCCCGAGGACATCGGTTACGCCATGGCCTTTTTGGGGTCCGACAAGGCCAGGTTCATCACGGGGCAGGCCCTCGTGGTGGATGGCGGACAGATCCTTCCCGAGTCCTCGGACGCGATGGGGGTCATCGAGGACTGA
- a CDS encoding UDP-glucose dehydrogenase family protein has protein sequence MKLVAIGTGYVGLVTGTCLAKFGNTVVCVDTNLERVEALRRGEVPFYEPGLAEMMVRNIAEGRLSFTSDVGEALRGADVCFITVGTPSAPDGSADLSYVESAARSVGRGMTGDLLAVVKSTVPVGTNPRVKAWIGEELRARSAGFVLSMASNPEFLREGAALRDFLEPDRVVLGTDCPEARERLSALYSFLEPSRLLFMDIASAEMAKYAANAMLATRISFMNEMAGVCDRVGADVEDVRRAMGTDSRIGSKFLYAGCGYGGSCFPKDVRALRDFARNAGYEPRILTAVDEVNERQKGVLFEKLSARLGDLSGRTVALWGLAFKPKTSDTREAPAQTLIRSLLEAGARVQAHDPRAIEETREVLGDRRGLVYVHEPYDAVNGADALVVVTEWDIYRQPDFDRIKRLLRQPVVVDGRNLYSRSEMRRRGFDYLSIGRPAVLAERGGD, from the coding sequence ATGAAGCTGGTGGCGATCGGAACGGGATACGTGGGGCTGGTCACGGGGACGTGCCTGGCCAAGTTTGGCAACACCGTGGTCTGCGTGGACACGAATCTGGAGCGGGTGGAGGCCCTGAGGCGGGGCGAGGTGCCCTTCTACGAGCCGGGCCTGGCGGAGATGATGGTCCGCAACATTGCGGAGGGGCGGCTCTCCTTCACCTCGGACGTCGGGGAGGCCCTGAGGGGCGCGGACGTCTGTTTCATCACCGTGGGGACCCCGTCGGCCCCCGACGGCAGCGCCGACCTCTCCTACGTCGAGAGCGCCGCGCGGAGCGTGGGCCGGGGGATGACGGGCGACCTGCTGGCGGTCGTCAAGTCGACCGTCCCGGTCGGCACCAACCCCAGGGTCAAGGCGTGGATCGGCGAGGAGCTGAGGGCGCGCTCGGCCGGGTTCGTCCTGTCGATGGCCTCGAACCCGGAGTTCCTGCGCGAGGGGGCCGCGCTGCGCGACTTCCTGGAGCCGGACCGGGTCGTGCTGGGCACGGACTGCCCTGAGGCCCGGGAGCGCCTGAGCGCCCTCTATTCCTTCCTGGAGCCGTCCCGGCTCCTCTTCATGGACATCGCGTCGGCGGAGATGGCGAAGTACGCCGCAAACGCCATGCTGGCGACGCGCATCTCCTTCATGAACGAGATGGCCGGCGTCTGCGACCGCGTGGGCGCCGACGTGGAGGACGTGCGCCGCGCGATGGGGACGGACAGCCGCATCGGCTCCAAGTTCCTCTACGCGGGCTGCGGGTACGGCGGCTCGTGCTTCCCCAAGGACGTCCGGGCGCTGCGCGACTTCGCGCGGAACGCGGGCTACGAGCCCCGCATCCTCACCGCGGTCGACGAGGTGAACGAGCGCCAGAAGGGGGTGCTGTTCGAGAAGCTCTCGGCCCGGCTGGGCGACCTCTCCGGCAGGACCGTCGCCCTGTGGGGGCTGGCCTTCAAGCCTAAGACCTCCGACACCCGCGAGGCCCCGGCCCAGACCCTGATCCGCAGCCTTCTGGAGGCCGGAGCCCGGGTGCAGGCCCACGATCCCCGGGCCATCGAGGAGACCCGCGAGGTCCTCGGCGACCGACGGGGGCTCGTGTACGTCCACGAGCCTTACGATGCGGTGAACGGCGCGGACGCCCTCGTGGTGGTGACGGAGTGGGACATCTACCGTCAGCCGGACTTCGACCGGATCAAGCGGCTGCTCCGGCAGCCCGTCGTCGTGGACGGCCGCAACCTCTACTCCCGGTCCGAAATGCGGCGCCGCGGGTTCGACTACCTCTCCATCGGGCGCCCGGCGGTGCTTGCGGAGCGCGGGGGGGACTGA